The Aquitalea magnusonii region CAGCACGCGTGGCAGGGTGGCGGCTTCCAGTTCCTTGATCTTGAAATGGTGCGGGTTGCTGCTGATGTCACGCGCGCTGGCCAGGATATTGGCCGGGTCCTTCAGGCTGATCAGGCCCTGCTTGTGCAGCAGCAGCAAGGCGCGGCCGGTATTGGACGGGTCGTTGGGAATGGCGATGGTGGCACCATCCGGCAGCTCGCTGGTCTTGCGGTACTTGTGCGAGTACGCGCCGAACGGTTCCACATGGATGGCTGCCACGCTTACCAGCCGGGTGCCCTTGGACTTGTTGAAGCTATCCAGGAAGGGCTGGTGCTGGAAGTAGTTGGCGTCGATTTCCTTGCCGGCCACCGCCAGGTTTTCCTGCAGGCCATTGCTGAACACCTTCACTTTCAACTCGATACCCTGCTTGGCCAGCGCCGGTTTTACATGCTCCAGGATTTCGGCGTGCGGTACGGCTTCGGCACCGATGGTCAGCACTTCGGCGTGGGCGGTGAGGCTGGCGGCCAGGCCGAACAAGGCCAGCCAGAGGGTTGCGCGTTTCATGCATATTCTCCTGCGGAGGTGGGAAGGGAAGCAGCCTGCAATGCTTGCGGGGAAAGCAGGTCGGCATGGTGGCGGACGGCCACCTTGGGATGGGAGCGCAGCCGTCCTTTGAGATAATTGTCACCAATACGGTAAAACAGCGGGTTGTCCGGGTCGGCCTCCGGGCCGCGTGCTTCGGCGGCTAATTGCGCCGGCAATTGCAGCAGCGGAATGGTGGCATCCAGCCGCGGGCCAAGGAAAAAGGCCACCGACAAGCGGTCCTTGCCCTCTGGCGGACTCAGCACCCGATGCACATTGGCCCGCAGATATCCATCGGATGCCATTTCCAGCGATTCACCGATATTGACGATGAAACTGCCCGGCAATGACGGCGCATCAAGCCAGCCCTGCTCGGTTTCCACTTGCAGGCCGTCCTGGCTATCGTCTTGCAGCAACAGGGTGAGAAAGCCGCCGTCCTTGTGCGGCCCCACGCCCTGCCCGGCTGCACCTTGCCGGCTGCCCGGATAACGGATGATTTTCAGATGCTGCACCGGGGCTTCGACAAAGGCAGCGTCGAAAATGTCGACCGGCTGCTGCAGGGCTTCGGCAAAGGCACGCAACAGGCGGATGGAAAGGCGGGTGGTTTCCTGCTGCCAGTCCAGCAGCACCGGTTTGAGTTGCGGCAAGGCCGTCGGCCATTGATTGGGGCCTTGCAGACGCCACCACGGCCCCTGCGCTGCCAGGTCGGGCCGCGGGGGGCGCTCGGCACCGATATCCAGTTGTTCGCGCCAGTCGGCGGCACCGCGGGTGCGTTCTTCACCGGCACGGGTATAGCCGCGAAAATGCGGCGAGTTTTCCATGTCGATGGCCAGCTTGTCGGCTTCTGGCAGGGCAAAGAATGCCCGTGCGGCCTGACGCAGCGCCGTCACCTTGTCAGCGGCAATACCATGGCCGACCAGATAAAAGAAACCGTGGTCGCGTGCCGCGCCGCGCAGTTGTTGCAGCAGTTGCTGACGTTGTTCGGTGCTGCCATCAAGCAGGCTGATATCAATAACGGGCAAGGCGGGTGAATGTGGCATGGTGGCTCCGGGTGCGGCACGGCTGGCGTGCGGTTTAAGCACCACGATAAGGCAGGGCATGCCGGCAAGGAAGCAAGAAAAGCTGATTTGCATATCAGCGCGCATGCAGGTGGACACTCAAGCCGTCACGGATAAAGTGATATTTCCATGTCATCACAAAAAACAGGCTGATTCCGGCCTTATTTTGAGTAGCTGATGACATTGTTGACATATATCAACGTTTGCTAATTTACAAAGAATAAGCACACGCTTATATTCACCGCTGTTCAATCAGGGACGCCACGACAGGCAGGCAAACCCAGCCAGACGGCAAGGAAATGCCCGGCAGCAGCGTCGCAATCCATACCCAGCACAAGGTGAGTCACACTATGAGCAACTACAACGCAGTCCTGGCACGCAATACCGACAAAGC contains the following coding sequences:
- a CDS encoding isopenicillin N synthase family dioxygenase; the encoded protein is MPHSPALPVIDISLLDGSTEQRQQLLQQLRGAARDHGFFYLVGHGIAADKVTALRQAARAFFALPEADKLAIDMENSPHFRGYTRAGEERTRGAADWREQLDIGAERPPRPDLAAQGPWWRLQGPNQWPTALPQLKPVLLDWQQETTRLSIRLLRAFAEALQQPVDIFDAAFVEAPVQHLKIIRYPGSRQGAAGQGVGPHKDGGFLTLLLQDDSQDGLQVETEQGWLDAPSLPGSFIVNIGESLEMASDGYLRANVHRVLSPPEGKDRLSVAFFLGPRLDATIPLLQLPAQLAAEARGPEADPDNPLFYRIGDNYLKGRLRSHPKVAVRHHADLLSPQALQAASLPTSAGEYA
- a CDS encoding MetQ/NlpA family ABC transporter substrate-binding protein, which encodes MKRATLWLALFGLAASLTAHAEVLTIGAEAVPHAEILEHVKPALAKQGIELKVKVFSNGLQENLAVAGKEIDANYFQHQPFLDSFNKSKGTRLVSVAAIHVEPFGAYSHKYRKTSELPDGATIAIPNDPSNTGRALLLLHKQGLISLKDPANILASARDISSNPHHFKIKELEAATLPRVLDQVDIALINTNYALQGGLKPKRDALFSEGSQSPYANIIVSREDNRSSPALKKLVAALSTDEVRQFIDQRYQGAVVPVF